The genomic segment ATCCTATGAATATTTTGATAATCAATGTAAGACAGTGTCTCTTTAAAAAACATACACTTCCCGTTAAAGCTATCAATGTGTCGCTTCAATTTAAGTTTATAAAATGCACTTTTAGTTATCCAATCATCGTCTTCCATATTTATTCTCAATATAAGACGATTAACATAATCTAAAATGACGCAATTTTGTTGCAATAATGTTTTCTCAACTAATATTTCACCTTTATTATGTCTTAATATCTCCTTCATAATTACATCCTCTGCCTCTAAAACAATGATTTCATCATGTTCATTGTTCCACAATTTATTAAATTCAGCTATGCTTTTTGTTATTATTTTTTCATAAAACCCATAAGAATCCAATATCCAACTACAAGTAACAGTAAATCCTTCATAATTATTATGAAGAGCTGCTGCCGTTTCGTTGTTTGATCCCCTAAAGCAAACTACATCTTCATTTTCATCATAAAAAATTCCACATTTATCATGAAACATACCTAGCTTTACAAATGCAATTTTAATTTCGACTATTCCTATTGATATTAAATAAGCCAAATTTGATATATTTTTTTCTTCTTCTAACGATAATTTCTCGTTTAAATTATCCAGTATGCTACTTTTTATATTTTCTTTAAGTTTATATCCTTGCTTGATTATTTCATAATCTTCAACAGTTATTTCTTCTGAAATAATAAGCCTATACTTATGCCCTTGTCTTACAAAACATTCAAGTCCTCTTGCATATAATGCCAATGTTTTTGCTGAAAAATACGCACTAATTCTATCAAATTTAACTGCACTTTTAAACATTGGATTATAAAATTCTTCAACCAAGTCATAATCATATGATGAATAAATTGGATTTAAAGATAGATTTCTAAACATTAGTTGCAAGTCTTATTACATCTAATAATTCTTGTAAATTATCAAGTTGTGTTGTAATTGCAGATATTTGTTCTTCGTTAAGTTTACTAAAAATATTAGTATCTATTGTTTCCAATGAATCTCCTACTTTTTCTAATGTATACAACGGTCTATTTCTATTTTCTGAAGATTTTGCCTTTTCCACTGCCTTTTCGAGCGATCTCTTAAGTTTTTCCTTGGTATCTACATCACTTCTGAAAACTTCATTAATTACCTTATTTGTTACCTTTCCGACATCCGGTAGCTTGTCTATAACCTTTTCAGCGATTTCCATCTGTTCCCCTAAATATTCACTTAAATATTTTGAACTAGCAATTGTCTTAATTTTACGAATAAATCTTGTCATATCCCCAAGAGGTTTAATTAAAAAATTGGTAAATACAGCACTCTTGACCTCATCCTTTTCATCTTTGCCTTTAACTTTCTTTAAAATTCCGTGTAATTCAACTAAAGGACCATTTAAATCCATATCCCTTGCTATATAAAATTGTTTCGGTGCATTAATCATTTCTAGGAATTCAACTAAAAGCATTGCTAATTCAACCTGCTTTATTAATGCTTCCTCAGTTACATTTGTATACCTAGCATATTCTTTTTGTGTTAAAAGTTCATTCTCTATAATATCATTATAAATGCCGACAAGCCTATCAATAGGGTTATAGTCTACTTTGCTTTCTTCTCCATGTTGAATCATAAGTTCCAGCATTTTGATTTGCTTAGCATTGTTTTTAAGATTCATTTGAAGAATTACTGTTTCAAAATAGTTAAATCTTGCATCATCCTTTGCTAGATTACCTAAACAAGTAACTCTTCTATTCCCATCAATAATTCTTCCATCTAAAAGAACAACTCCCGGTTCACGTTGATATACTAGCCCAATATTGGCTTGTGTCTTTTTAATAGCATCTGGATTACTTTTACATATAAACTCTTGAATGATATCATTGTATGCTTTTATATCAGACATATCCAATTCAGTAACATTATTATCGGCCTTATATTGACTAATCCATGTAGCAATACGATCATTTTGATTATTAAAAAATAGATAATCTAATTTCACCTTATATACTGGATAATTCTCCGTAATTCCATCAATTATAAGTTTTCTAGATAAATCTGTTTTTATAACGAATCCTTTTTCAATTCCTTCACTTATTAAATTCATATTATACCTCCTCAAAATACTCATCATAATCAATATAAATTTTTTCCATTATTGCATTATAATACAATTCTTTTTCTTTAGCTATATTGGGTATTTTATATCTTTCTATTGTAATACCATACACACTACTAATATTTTCTATCAAATCGAAAATATCTATACTTCTGTATTTGCATACAACCTGCTCTACCAAATCATTTAAATTTACTCTATCAGCGCCCTTTCTAAATATAAAATTTCCATCAATTTTTCTATACTTAAATCGTGTATCACACCTTAACAACGCACTATAGAACCAATTATCAAATCCTAGCTCGTCTAACCTATGTTCAAATCCTTTTTTTCTTAATGATTTAATCGTAAACAATTCTTCAACAACAAATTCATACACATCATCTATAAACTCTTGCAGTTTTTCTTTACCAATACCCTTTTGCTCAAGTCTCCTAATATTAACAAATTCATTTGGCAAAAACTCCACTATTTCAAACTGCCCTTTGAGCATCTGCAAAGAATTATAATAGGCTTGCCAACATGTAAACCGTGAATCCAATAAAGTTGCATCAAAAATATCATTATTTAACATTATGGTTCTAAAATACTGTTCAAGATTTGTAAATTTATCCGAATAAATTATGCCTGTATTTACTTTAAATCCTAATCTCTTTAGGTTATATGGGTTAATAAGTTTTGGATTCCCCATAGGAAATAACTTAATGTATATTTCTCTAACATCCTTAATTAGATAAATATCATCTTCTAATTTTTCTTTCACTCTAATAAACTCATTGCCTAACAAGCCTTCAGAATCAATCGTATATAACCCATTATGATAAAATCCATCAATGCTTTTGAAATAATTAGCTACTGCCGTTTCTGTTTTTACTCCATATTCTTTTTCATATGCTTTTGCTAGCTCGTAACTTTCAATTGGAGCAGTTTCTAATAATATATCCATCACTTGCATATCTCTGTCTGGTTTTCCGAACTCTATATTAGGCATTCTAGATAATATAATATTGAAATTGTTATTATCAAGAAATACTTTTTTCATTAAATTATGTAATTCATACTCATCCCTAATATCCCACTCCTCCATAATTTCAATATAATCATTAAAAAATTTCAAAGTAGAATATTCTACATTTTCAAATTGGCTTAGATTAAGAGCATCTACTATCCTTTGTGCATTCATTTCAGTAAAATCATACTTGCGTAACTTCTTACCGTACTTCCATAATACCTTTTTACTATTAGCAAGTGTACTTTCAAAATATCTCTTCGGATACATAAATTTATTTATTTCATGCAAGCTATAATCTTCCAAGAACATATAATATAAATCAGATAGATCCTGAGATGTCACTTCATCTTTACAGTAAGTTCTTAATATATACTCTAATATCTCTTGCCGGTCCTTTTTTATCCAAGAACTACCAACCATTATGTAGTCCTTGAATATTATTTTTTCTGCTCTTAAACGAATCTGAATAGTAATATCATAATCTTCTAATATATCCTCTGGACTTTTATTCCCTCTATTATATTTATATTTTAAATATCCATATACCAAATCAGATTCATTATATGCATATCTAAACAGTTCTGATGTCCACTCATACTTTTCAAAACTTTCTTTATAATCATCCTCTCTTACCCTTGGAATTTTTTTTACAACCTTTTTTTCTAATTGGCGTACTCTCTCCCTTGTAACTTTAAGTATAATTCCAGTTTCTTCTAACGTTTTCCCTCTAAATCGCTCATATAACATTGTTTTTTCTCTTTCAATTTCTAATGAATTTATATACTCGCTAAGAATCGGATATGAAATTCTATAATTCCCTTCATATTGTTCTATTCTTTTTGTTTCAATTAACTCATTTATTATATTTTTTATAATATCACTATTCTTTAAATGATTTGGTATATTCCTCATAATTTCTGGTAAATTAATTAAACCCTCCATCTTCTTTACAAATCTAAAGATATGCTTTTTCAATAAATCTCTCAGAATATTATTGTCATAAACAATATCCAAAAACTCTTTATTATTTATTAATTCTTCACTTCTTACACAAACAACATCTATAATAACAGAACTTGTTTTTATTTTCATATATATAATTGATTTTAATGTTCTTTTATCATATTCCACTAAACTCTGCTCATACTCTTTTAACAATACGTTGATAATTTCTTGAATAGCATCGTTTTCTTTTATATTTTCTTGATCATAAATTATATGAACAACTGATTTTAGAGTATCAATTATCTCATTTCTACACTTTTCCCCAAGATTCTTTATTTCATTTAGTGACTCCACCCTTAATTCTACTAATTGAGATGCATATTGATATCCATTTAGTTTAAGTGCGTTTAGAGATCTTACCGACAGCTTCATATCTTTAATTTTAATATCATCGCCATATTCTTCACTTTCATAATAGAATAATATCTTTGAAATTTTTTTTTCACTATCAGCAAGTATATCCAACACAGTAAATTCTTTATCTTCAAAAACAAAATCACTAGATTTTAATTTTAATATTACATTATTAATTTCTTCTAATGATTTCGCCCCTAAATTTCTGAATTTTTCCAACTCATATACTGGAACTTCTAACAACTCCTTAACAGTATTTATATTGTTTCTTTTCAAACAATTATACGATCTCACAGAAAAATTTAATTTTTCAATATACAATTCATTTTCTTTAATATTTTTCATACTTTTCCACCCTCACCAAACTACTAATTATTAAATTATTTATTGAAATTTTAAAATTAGCAAATTCACTTTGCTAAAAAAATCCCCGGCGGAAATGAACCAATTGTACCCACAATTGGTTTTGCTATTAGTTAAAGGTTAATGCCTTCTTATATATAAACCTATATTTTGCTTTGACTTTTTTAGTCTTATTCTGCTAATGTCTCAACTTAAATTTTAGTTTTTGAAACATTACTAAAATCGCCTGTTGACATAGCAGTATATGTCTTAGTTGCACCCCGCTCCAAATTTATTCATTTCACCAGCAGCATCAATTAGTTTGCTGTTTTTATCATAAAAACCACTCACTATAGTAAAAGTATGTTCCTTAGTATCCGTGTTCTTAACTTCACTCTCTACGGTAGTAGTTCCTGATTCACCCTTAGATACTAAATTTGAGAATGTACGCACAGAAGCTTTATCTTGTGCCGAAGATTCAGCCATAGTATCTACTTCTACTTTATAACTATCTGATTTACTAAAATCTTCAGTATCCATTGCTGTAAAACTCTTAGTGTCCGTAGGCTATAACTCATTTATTGAATCCATAGCTGTTCCAAGAAATTTTTTAGTTTAATCATAGAAACATACTTTAAGGGTAAAAGTATGTTTTTGACCATCATTACTTTTTGCCTCACCATTTACAGTGGCAATTTCACTAGCTGAAGTAACAAGTATTTTGGAAAAATTTATATCATCTTTTTTAGGAGTAATTGAAGCTGTAGTCGTAGTTCCACTTGTACTCCCATTACTACCCATAGCTTTAGTTAATCCTACTACAACAATAATTGCTAATATAAGAGTTAATAATTTATGTTGCCTAAAGAAATTTCTCTAGTCTTTGCCAAAATGTACACACTTCTTTACCCCTTTAGCAATCTAAGTTTATTGATAAACAATACATAATTCATTTAACCCACACTCCATCCACTTATTATAGTTATATTATACCATAAACATACAAATATTGATGGTTTTTGTTCAACCTACCGGGGAATTTTTGAAGGAGCTTGAGACTGAGATTGCTACCACCATAATAATACTAAAAGCAAGCAATACTTTACAATTATTGCTACGAGTAGAGTAAGTCAGAGGCTTTCGCCTCCTTCTCCTCATCAAACCGTGCTTGCGGTTTTCCCGCACACGGCTTTCAGATATTCATCTTCCTAAGGCATTCAGTTTTAGTAAGATAAGTGTCCTAACCCTAATCTTTTCAATTTCACAATTAACTCTCCTGTGTATCTACATCTATACTTTAATTGTTTCTTATTTCTATA from the Clostridium sp. CM027 genome contains:
- a CDS encoding DNA-directed RNA polymerase subunit alpha C-terminal domain-containing protein, translated to MKNIKENELYIEKLNFSVRSYNCLKRNNINTVKELLEVPVYELEKFRNLGAKSLEEINNVILKLKSSDFVFEDKEFTVLDILADSEKKISKILFYYESEEYGDDIKIKDMKLSVRSLNALKLNGYQYASQLVELRVESLNEIKNLGEKCRNEIIDTLKSVVHIIYDQENIKENDAIQEIINVLLKEYEQSLVEYDKRTLKSIIYMKIKTSSVIIDVVCVRSEELINNKEFLDIVYDNNILRDLLKKHIFRFVKKMEGLINLPEIMRNIPNHLKNSDIIKNIINELIETKRIEQYEGNYRISYPILSEYINSLEIEREKTMLYERFRGKTLEETGIILKVTRERVRQLEKKVVKKIPRVREDDYKESFEKYEWTSELFRYAYNESDLVYGYLKYKYNRGNKSPEDILEDYDITIQIRLRAEKIIFKDYIMVGSSWIKKDRQEILEYILRTYCKDEVTSQDLSDLYYMFLEDYSLHEINKFMYPKRYFESTLANSKKVLWKYGKKLRKYDFTEMNAQRIVDALNLSQFENVEYSTLKFFNDYIEIMEEWDIRDEYELHNLMKKVFLDNNNFNIILSRMPNIEFGKPDRDMQVMDILLETAPIESYELAKAYEKEYGVKTETAVANYFKSIDGFYHNGLYTIDSEGLLGNEFIRVKEKLEDDIYLIKDVREIYIKLFPMGNPKLINPYNLKRLGFKVNTGIIYSDKFTNLEQYFRTIMLNNDIFDATLLDSRFTCWQAYYNSLQMLKGQFEIVEFLPNEFVNIRRLEQKGIGKEKLQEFIDDVYEFVVEELFTIKSLRKKGFEHRLDELGFDNWFYSALLRCDTRFKYRKIDGNFIFRKGADRVNLNDLVEQVVCKYRSIDIFDLIENISSVYGITIERYKIPNIAKEKELYYNAIMEKIYIDYDEYFEEV